CGCAGGCCCTCATGCGCGACGACGCGGTCGCTTTGGAAGACCCGTGCTTCCTCGCCAGCATCCACACGGTGCGTCTCGGCGGATACCGGGCGGTGCCGGTGCCGGTCGATGAGGAGGGCATGACCGTCGACGGCCTGCGCGCCGCGCTCGATGCCGGAGTGCGGGCTGTGATCTGCACGCCGCGGGCCCAGAATCCGACGGGCGCCGGGCTCTCCGCGCGCCGCGCCGCGGAGCTGCGGGGTCTGCTCGCAGACCATCCCTACGTCCTCGTCATCGAGGACGACCACTTCTCCTTGCTGTCGAGGCGCGCCTACGAGGGCCTGATCGGGCCCGGTCACCGGCGCTTCGCACTCGTGCGCTCCGTGTCGAAGTTCCTCGGGCCGGACATGTGCCTCGCCCTCGCGGCGACCGACCCCGAGACCGCGGAGCGGCTCGCGATGCGCCTCAGCCCCGGGACGACCTGGGTGAGCCACCTGCTGCAGCGGCTCGCCCTCGCGCAGCTCACCGATCCGGGCGTCCGCGCGCAGATCGAGCGGGCCGGCGACCACTATGCGTCGCGCAACGACCGCTTCGCTGAGCGGCTGCGCAGGAACGGCCTGGACACGCCGTCCACCGACGGGCTGAGCCTGTGGGTCGAACTTCCGCTCGCCGCGAGGACC
This Microbacterium sp. XT11 DNA region includes the following protein-coding sequences:
- a CDS encoding GntR family transcriptional regulator, with product MSDHQITGATAADIADSVRDLRDRGVLRPGSVLPPVRELAATLGVNRNTAVAAYRQLAQAGLVVSRGRAGTVVAGHESVAQEGYSPDTVLRDVATGNPDPALIPDPTPALASIVGRPVLYGEPVIDSGLDTWAHEWMRADLPGHDFRITVTSGAVDAVERLLAQALMRDDAVALEDPCFLASIHTVRLGGYRAVPVPVDEEGMTVDGLRAALDAGVRAVICTPRAQNPTGAGLSARRAAELRGLLADHPYVLVIEDDHFSLLSRRAYEGLIGPGHRRFALVRSVSKFLGPDMCLALAATDPETAERLAMRLSPGTTWVSHLLQRLALAQLTDPGVRAQIERAGDHYASRNDRFAERLRRNGLDTPSTDGLSLWVELPLAARTVAERLMRRGWLARTGDEFALGDRTEASRHLRLTVHDLSDDDADALADDLIAAVR